Proteins from a single region of Labedella gwakjiensis:
- a CDS encoding HupE/UreJ family protein: MTSPHPGRSRASVLLAGAAVLGAGISGIVGLGAAPASAHGISSVVYADLAEGSEQGHLDVELQLEYDLLVVSAADAQRVDPLFQDGTAAWEYGDAEEQATVLDTYADTTLAYVSDRFTVSTADASCELSPVGGYGITEQQGVPYAVLTLDAACASADGEITVTSGLFPDAEQYVMGTETILTYDLAGGSGSAVIDAENPEFSVGQSAGTRLWEFFVLGAEHLLFGIDHVLFLLALIAGSRRLREIVLAATAFTVAHSITFILAALHVFTLPAAIIEPIIALSIAIVAAWPLVRMWRGRGDADADDPAERRGPLGMDRSGWIRLGVVFLFGLIHGMGFASALGIDEAWSWSLLWSLLVFNVGIEAVQVAIILVVFPLLALLRRRVPRLALWVSVALSAGVAIFGLVWFVQRIAGWE, from the coding sequence ATGACATCCCCCCACCCCGGTCGCAGTCGGGCCTCGGTCCTGCTCGCCGGGGCCGCCGTTCTGGGTGCCGGGATCTCGGGAATCGTCGGTCTGGGCGCGGCGCCGGCGTCGGCGCACGGCATCTCGTCCGTCGTCTACGCCGACCTCGCGGAGGGCTCGGAACAGGGCCACCTCGACGTCGAGCTGCAGCTCGAGTACGACCTTCTCGTGGTCTCAGCCGCCGACGCCCAACGCGTCGACCCGCTCTTCCAGGACGGCACCGCCGCATGGGAGTACGGCGATGCAGAGGAGCAGGCGACGGTCCTCGACACGTACGCCGACACGACGCTCGCCTACGTGTCCGACCGGTTCACCGTCTCGACGGCCGACGCGTCCTGCGAGCTCTCGCCGGTCGGCGGGTACGGGATCACCGAGCAGCAGGGAGTGCCGTACGCGGTGCTGACGCTCGACGCCGCGTGTGCGTCGGCCGACGGTGAGATCACCGTCACGAGCGGGCTGTTCCCCGATGCCGAGCAGTACGTCATGGGCACCGAGACGATCCTGACCTACGACCTCGCCGGCGGCTCGGGGAGCGCCGTGATCGACGCCGAGAACCCGGAGTTCTCGGTGGGGCAGAGCGCGGGCACGCGGCTGTGGGAGTTCTTCGTCCTCGGCGCAGAGCACCTGCTCTTCGGCATAGACCACGTCCTGTTCCTGCTCGCGCTCATCGCCGGCTCCCGCCGCTTGCGCGAGATCGTCCTGGCTGCGACCGCGTTCACGGTGGCGCATTCCATCACGTTCATCCTCGCGGCGCTGCACGTGTTCACCCTTCCGGCAGCGATCATCGAGCCGATCATCGCCCTGTCGATCGCCATCGTGGCCGCGTGGCCCCTCGTCCGGATGTGGAGAGGGAGGGGGGACGCCGACGCTGACGACCCGGCGGAGCGCCGCGGGCCTCTCGGGATGGATCGCAGCGGGTGGATCCGCCTGGGTGTCGTGTTCCTCTTCGGCCTCATCCACGGCATGGGCTTCGCCTCGGCGCTCGGCATCGACGAGGCCTGGTCGTGGTCGCTCCTGTGGTCCCTCCTGGTCTTCAACGTGGGCATCGAGGCCGTCCAGGTGGCGATCATCCTCGTCGTCTTCCCGCTCCTCGCGCTCCTCCGCCGACGGGTGCCCCGCCTGGCGCTGTGGGTCAGCGTCGCGCTGAGTGCGGGGGTCGCGATCTTCGGACTGGTGTGGTTCGTCCAACGCATCGCCGGGTGGGAGTGA